In Peptostreptococcus equinus, the DNA window GATTATGAAGATGATGACTATGATGAATTTGAAGAATATGATGATGACGAAAAATTTGATTCGTATAAAGAATTTGAAAATACTTTAATTAAAAATATAAAAACTGGTGATAATGCTATTCAAGATGAGAATGCTATTGCGATACTAAAGCTCAGAGAACAGAGTAGAAAGCAGGAAATTGAAAATCTTAGGCGTGAAATTAGTTCTTTGAAAAAAGAGCGTGCTCTAGCTGAAAAAATATCTAAACATGGTATGTCAGCTTTTAAGGATAATCCAGAATTAGAATATAGTGAAGAAGACTATGCTTATGTTAAACGCTCAAGTATGTCTCAAAGAGAGAGCGATTTATTTGATGATACAATTGAGGGACAAATTTCAATATTTGAATTGGAAAATCTAGAAAGTCCAGTTGATTCATATATAGGTGAAGAAAATAAAATTACTGACATAGAAAAAATAGAAAATGAAATGGACCAAATTGATAGCGAAAATGATATGTTTAAACCTATATTAGGTAGAACTCAAAGGTTAAATTTAGAGGCTATTAAAAATCACGGTTTAAAAAATAAAAAGAATAATTCATCAACTGATAATATCCGCATAAATTACGAGAATGACAACAAAAGTATAGTGCAAAATCCTCTAGATGATCATATTAACAAAGATGACAAAAAAAATAATATTGACAATACTGATAGTATCAATATACGTTCTGATTTTAAAATAGATGGTGAAACAGGGGTAACTCCAATAATTACACCACAAAATTCAGTAGATTATAAAGTGGAATTAGAAGATAGTTCTAATAAGGAAAATTATAATAATAAAGAGATAAATAATGATATTGATTTAGAGTCTAATACTAGAAATAAAAATGAGCGAGTATTAGATAAGAATCAATCACATAAAACAAGTGAGGAAGAAAAAATATCTGATTCAGAGGAACAGGATAAGTATCTGAAGGAAAATTCTTTTGAAGAATTAGAATTATTGAAATCTATGAAAGCGAATGATGTATATAATATTACACCTCCAGTTGCTGATATTGCTAAAATCGAAAAGGATATGACTACAAAAATTGATGATGTCAAGTTATCAACTACAAAAACAATGGTTGTGGATAAGGCAATGATTGAAGAACTCAACTCAAAAAAGACTGATTATGAGTTTTCTAAATCATACTTAGAAGATAAAAAAATTGATAATGATCAATTTATTGATAACTTAGATATTGATAATGAAGAGTATAAAGAAACAAATAATAAATCAGGATTGAAAAATAAGTTATTTAGTTTTTTTGTTGATAGAGAAGAAGTAAACGAATCACTTTCAAATGGAGATGACTCTCATGCATTTAATGAAGTTGAAGAAAATGATGAAGATTATTTAAATGATAAAGAAATTAAATATAAAACAGATGTAGATTATGCTGAGAATTCTAAGGCTAATGAGTTATTGTCGAAAATGACAAAAGTGGATAACTCTTATAAACCTAAAGATAAAAAATTAAAATTAAACAAGTCTAAAAAGTCACTTCCACTAATGAATAGAAATAAAAGTTTAAGAACTAGAATAAAAAAAGAAGAAGGATATTTGAAAGATAGCAATTTATCAAAGAAAAAGCTTGCTAGAGACTTAATAATAATATTGCTTATATTAGTGCTAATATTCTTTGCTTATATAAAAATAATTAGTAGTTTTAATTTACCAAGCGTAGAGGAGACTAATAATAAAGTTAAACATTCAAAAACAATTGGCAAAAATACTGACTCACAAATAGAAAATCCATCAAAAATTTCTGAAAAAACTACTTCAGAAAAAGAAAATAATTCTGCTGAGAAAAAAGCATCTTCGCTTGATAGAAAAGCAGAGCAATATAAAAATGGAAAAGGTAAGTATTATGTAGTCTTTATTGGTGCTACGAATAATAAAGATTCGGCAGAAAGTGAACAAAATAATTTTGCAAATAAGGGTATAAATGCAAAAATAATTAGGAATAGTGGATATTATATGCTAAAGAGCGGTGACTATTTGGATTATAATAAAGCTAATGCTGACTCTGTGAAATTAACAAATAAAGGTATTCAAAATTATGTGGTTGCAATGGATAAGTATTACGACTTGAAAATTCAGGCATTTGAAACAAGGATACCAACTTTAAGTGCTGAACAGTTAAAAACTGATTATGACGATATAAAAAATCAATTATTATCTACAGGTAAAAATGCAGGATATGTTAAGAATTTAGATGAGATTTACGAAAAAGCTTTAAAAGAAAAACAATAGAGGGGGTATTACCTTGTTGAAAGAAAATGAAAAGATAATTTTCGAAATGGAGTCTGGATATAATTTGATTGGATTAGAACAATTCAATTTAGAAAATATGTGCTTACAATTTACAAACCTTGGAAACATTTATGTTTCCAAGGTTGATTCTTTAGATGAAGTTTCATACTTTATTATGTACAATTATGAAGAACATAGAAAAAAATTATATTCTGAATTAGATGAAAATAATGTCAATGTAGTGAGTTCAAATATGCCATTTGAAATACATGATAACGGTAGAGTTTTTAATATAAATCTTAATTTGATTATTGTTTTGGATATTGAGGAATTTATTCAAATAAAAGACAATATAGATGAATTTATTTTTATATTTAACGAAGGTAAGAGTCTTTTTATTTTAGATGGTGAAGATTACTATGTAGGTTATATAGAATTAAAGGATAGAATATTAAATTTATTTAATGATGATAATAAATTTGAAGTGGAATATACAGAGATAAGCGATTTTAATTTCAATAGAAATTTAATGAAATTAGGAGGATTTTTCTGCTTTAAAAATAATAAAAATATAGTTAAAAAGATAGATGTTATAGGAGCTTTTGATTCAGATTTTAAGAGACAAATAGCTAGTAAAACTAATAACAATAAGAAAATTTTAAATGAATTATATTATGATGTACTTGTATATACTGAAATAGACGCTAAAATTGAATCTAAAAGATATAAATCTAAAAAAGTATATATATTCTTAAAGGGTGATAAATATCTGATTTTTGATAAAGAAAGTAAATCTAGTATTTGGGAAATGAATAAAAATAGCTTGTCTAAAATTATGTTAAATGAAAAAAAATACCTTATATTTGATGGTAAAAATTTTATTAGCCTTAATATTGATTCCGATCAAGCAGACAATTTGAAATTTAGTTTACTTAAAAACATAAATGAGAAAAAGTTGGCTTTTACTCTTAAGCAAAATCCAATATTTATTGAATCAAAAGACGAAGAGTTAAATATTTCAAGTATAGATGGCGTTAAATTACTTTCTATAGATAAAAATACTATTTCTGATATTAAAATTTATCATTCTAAACTATTATGTCATTTAGATTATTTTTTGATAGAAGTTATATATTCAGATAAATTAGTTAAATTCTATGTGAAAAAAGCTTTTGCTGAAACAATATTGATTCAATCGTTTGAGCATTATCATAATACGATATTAAATGATGCAAGTTTGGAAGATATATATGAAAATTGGACTAAGTCAGTAGCCGATATGGTTATTTTTAATTATTTCTCAGATATATATCTAATGATGTCCAATATTATAGGAACAGATTTTCGGGTCTTTGACGATCATAAAAAGGTTGAATTATTAAATTCAATATATAAGAGAGTAAATAATGAATTAGTTGAGTTGGATAAGACAACTATTTATTTATCAGAGGTTTTGAGAAAAAATGAGATAAATTATTTTAAATCAATAGGTAAGGATCCGGATCTTAATTTGATAAATGAGTTAGAAAGAACTTTTTTTGATATTAGGAATGATATAGGTCTTGATTTAACACAGATGGTAAATATTATAGCAAATTCAAGAAACTTTATAGGTGTGTTTACTGCCAATCAAGGTTTATTAAAAACATATGAAGATGATAATGAAAAGATAATATTTGATGAAATAGATACAATTGCAAATAAATTAGAGCATTTTTATTATGATATGCTACCTCATTATATAGGAAGAATTTTAAGACAAGTATTTATAAGCTATAGAGACTTATATAAAAATTATTCCGATATAGATGGTTTAGAACTTAAAAAAGAGTTGCTAGAGAGATTGAGAATAAACTATGTATACAAGCAATTTTCTACTGAGACAAAAGATAGCATAATAAGAAAAAAAATTATTGATGATTT includes these proteins:
- a CDS encoding SPOR domain-containing protein — translated: MNNKIGRELISLAVSEADEKYINRKYEINSELNKGLKVKYERVGKDEEKYIEILRYNIIFYKSIIKKLESILDLWIQNDVIFNTESIEKNINNITNSSREYVNKAMKNGNEYLNDKDKKIFLSYDRTSGLKRIEKIENDYKILNLYKDILAMVISVISSDVLKFSPILEMSTESAKIDVMNEIFKKINEILFTTESPTVEFKDQALVDDENMQLDSLVDEEKCNSFLKYVAMISAPEISVKINDVFRDCTKIEEIEEDAAYKFPEPRKEYISCVALLMDYITPSKKKMFMNAFRMYVVGLISPNQFEALIERLIRNHTFIDKSTWVNSQRVVNAAFNMENSKFFGQRYLEDSTEDLNVTQSLNIVETNESDSPIKSLFEKNKERDIDNQENHKFGKSVLSKFTGFTDKFRTPDDESYESYENNDYEDDDYDYDSRKSGVASKLSGFFKLNKDKDDYEDDDYDEFEEYDDDEKFDSYKEFENTLIKNIKTGDNAIQDENAIAILKLREQSRKQEIENLRREISSLKKERALAEKISKHGMSAFKDNPELEYSEEDYAYVKRSSMSQRESDLFDDTIEGQISIFELENLESPVDSYIGEENKITDIEKIENEMDQIDSENDMFKPILGRTQRLNLEAIKNHGLKNKKNNSSTDNIRINYENDNKSIVQNPLDDHINKDDKKNNIDNTDSINIRSDFKIDGETGVTPIITPQNSVDYKVELEDSSNKENYNNKEINNDIDLESNTRNKNERVLDKNQSHKTSEEEKISDSEEQDKYLKENSFEELELLKSMKANDVYNITPPVADIAKIEKDMTTKIDDVKLSTTKTMVVDKAMIEELNSKKTDYEFSKSYLEDKKIDNDQFIDNLDIDNEEYKETNNKSGLKNKLFSFFVDREEVNESLSNGDDSHAFNEVEENDEDYLNDKEIKYKTDVDYAENSKANELLSKMTKVDNSYKPKDKKLKLNKSKKSLPLMNRNKSLRTRIKKEEGYLKDSNLSKKKLARDLIIILLILVLIFFAYIKIISSFNLPSVEETNNKVKHSKTIGKNTDSQIENPSKISEKTTSEKENNSAEKKASSLDRKAEQYKNGKGKYYVVFIGATNNKDSAESEQNNFANKGINAKIIRNSGYYMLKSGDYLDYNKANADSVKLTNKGIQNYVVAMDKYYDLKIQAFETRIPTLSAEQLKTDYDDIKNQLLSTGKNAGYVKNLDEIYEKALKEKQ